Part of the Limihaloglobus sulfuriphilus genome is shown below.
GCGGGACGCAATCACTGGTCGGACATTAACTGTCGATGAGTTGAAAGAACGCTACGAAAAAACAGAATATGAAAACCGGATTTTACTGCCCGACCGTGTCCTTGCCATGTGCAGTGATCTTTTCGACTACCTTGTCAGTACCGGCGGCCCTGAGCAGAAAACCATTATTTTCTGCGCCCGTGACCGCCACGCCGATGATGTAGCCGCGACAATGAACAACCTTTATGCCGAATGGTGCAGTAAAAATAACCTCGAGCGAAAAGAATCATACGCGTTTAAATGTACCCAAAAGGGCAATGGCAATGACTACCTGCCGGACTTTAGGGGTGCATCCCGCCATCACTTCATCGCAACCACAGTGGAGCTGCTGACAACCGGCGTTGATGTACCTTGTGTAAAGAATATCGTGTTTTTCAAATACGTCAAATCACCGATATCCTTTTACCAGATGGTCGGCAGGGGCACACGCATTGACGAGCCGAGCAATAAGATGATGTTCACCGTTTACGATTATACGAACGCCACACGCCTCTTTGGCGAGGATTTCAGGACAAAAAAGAAAAAATCCGGCCCCAAAGGTCCCGGGCCGGAGCCCCCTCCGCCGCCACCGCCGCCGGAGCCGACCGTTATCGTTGACGGTTTCGAAGTGTATGTGAACGAGGCAGGAAAGTATATTCTCGGCGAAATTGACGGAAAGCCCGTACCGATCAGGATAGAAGAATACAAACGCCGTATCGCTCGCAGGCTGGTAGATGAGCTGCCCGACCTCGATGCGTTCCGCCAATGCTGGATAGACCCTGCAAACCGCAGGAGCCTCATTGATAATCTCGTTGGTGCGGGCTGTTCTCCAAAGATTATCCAGACGGTGGAAGAAATGGACGATTACGATCTCTACGATGTACTTGCCGAGCTGGGCTACGGGCTCGCGCCGCAGACACGAATACTGCGGGCAGAGGCGTTTAAGTACAAACACAGCGACTGGCTGAAAACCCTGCCGGATAACACCGCCGCCACACTCAAAGCCATCACCGGGCAGTTCGCCGGCGGCGGCACCGATTCACTCGAAAGTCAGCACATCTTCGAGCTGCCCGAGATAATAAACGCCGGAGGCCTAAACGCGCTGTCGGCTATCGGAAAACCGGCTGATATTCTCAAAATGACAAAAGAGAGGATATTCGCAGCGTGATTGACACCGAAAAAAAATTACCAAACGGCTGGAAATGGGTAAAGCTGGGAGAAGTTTGTGATGTTATAAGTGGTACAACCCCCAAAACTGGTATTTCTAAGTATTGGAATGGTGATATAGTATGGGTAACCCCTACCGACTTAGGAAAATTGAAAACCCCAAAAATCAACAATTCAGAGCGTAAAATTACCAAAGCAGGTTTTAACAGTTGTAATCTGAACCTTATCACAAAAGGTGCGGTGGTACTGTCTTCAAGAGCTCCAATAGGACATCTGGCTATTGCCTGTGTTGACTTGTGTACTAATCAAGGCTGTAAGAGTTTTGTTGCAGATTCAAAAGTCATAGATAATGTTTTTCTGTATTTTACTTTGAAAAAATCAACTCCTGTTTTGCAATCTTTGGGTAGTGGTGCTACTTTCGCTGAAATTTCTAAATCCCAGTTATTCAATTTTTCTATCCCCCTGCCGCCCCTAGCGGAGCAGAAAAGAATAACAACGGTTTTGACCGCTCAGATGGCGGCAGCGGAAAAGGCAAAAAAAGCATGTCAGGAAAAGTTAGAAGCCGCGGAAAAACTCCAGACTTCTTTTCTAAACGCAATCTTTGAAAGCGAAAATGCAAAAAAATGGCCAAAGAAAAAACTGGGGGAAGTGTGTAAAATAAACCCTACG
Proteins encoded:
- a CDS encoding restriction endonuclease subunit S; this encodes MIDTEKKLPNGWKWVKLGEVCDVISGTTPKTGISKYWNGDIVWVTPTDLGKLKTPKINNSERKITKAGFNSCNLNLITKGAVVLSSRAPIGHLAIACVDLCTNQGCKSFVADSKVIDNVFLYFTLKKSTPVLQSLGSGATFAEISKSQLFNFSIPLPPLAEQKRITTVLTAQMAAAEKAKKACQEKLEAAEKLQTSFLNAIFESENAKKWPKKKLGEVCKINPTRNPIIADMKQNVTFVPMPAVNSETGIIDKAEVKKLKDVFKGYTYFEENDVLFAKITPCMQNGKHAIARQLLNGFGFGTTEFHVIRPSEQILPEWIHSYIRQPQILHEAEKCFTGAVGQQRVPKNFLITLNIPLPLLTEQKRIVKVLTAQIAAAEKAKKAIIDEFELIDKLPVSLLKQTFERKL